The proteins below come from a single uncultured Carboxylicivirga sp. genomic window:
- a CDS encoding DUF2892 domain-containing protein codes for MKKNMGSADKIVRFIIAAVIAALYLTNVITGLLGTILLILAIVFLLTSLISFCPLYVPFGIKTCANNKKN; via the coding sequence ATGAAAAAGAATATGGGATCAGCAGATAAAATCGTACGATTTATTATTGCTGCTGTAATAGCGGCATTATATCTGACCAATGTTATTACCGGATTACTCGGAACAATACTATTAATTTTGGCCATCGTATTTTTACTAACCAGCTTAATTAGCTTTTGTCCGTTGTATGTGCCATTTGGTATTAAAACATGTGCAAACAACAAAAAGAACTAG